The following is a genomic window from Mus pahari chromosome 1, PAHARI_EIJ_v1.1, whole genome shotgun sequence.
GAACTATGAGAAGAAACAGGGATATATCTTCCTTGTCCTCAGAGCAAGTTACTGGgcaatatttaaaagacaaacaaaagtagatcaaagaagaagaaatggactgaggaaaaggaaaggatgaaggaaagaggagagagggaaggactgggaggaaaggaggaagggaagttgATATCAGTATAGGAAGTAAATAAGCagtttaattaatttaaaaaaaaaacctgtaactggaaattaaaacaatcaagaaagaggaaatgataacacagaagaacagagagagagggagcagagattctgagtaaagaataaaatatccGAACTCTTGTCAACACTCCACAGTTCATATCCACACACCATCATCGAAACTGCTCCCTAGAACcgcttcccctttccttctgatAGGAAGGTGAGCAGAATAGCCAGGGGAAGGAAACCCAGGAGGTCCATCAGACTCACCCTGAAGTTCTCAGGATCCACATGCAGCTTGTCGCAGTGGAGCTCACTGAGGCTGGCAAAGGTGCTCTTGAGGCTGTCCAGGTGATTCAGGCCATCGTTAAAGGCAGTTATCACCTTCTTGCCATGGGCCTTCACCTTGGCGTTACCCATgatagcagaggcagaggataGGTCTCCAAAGTTATCAAAGTACCTCTGGGTCCAAGGGTAGACAACCAGCAgcctaaaaaggaaaacatagacAGGGGACACTGAATGTTAGTGCCTGCTGAAAGCAGACCTCTGTCTCCAAGCACCCAACTTCtacttgtgagctgccttgtaACCT
Proteins encoded in this region:
- the LOC110314312 gene encoding hemoglobin subunit beta-1 — translated: MVHLTDAEKAAVSGLWGKVNADAVGAEALGRLLVVYPWTQRYFDNFGDLSSASAIMGNAKVKAHGKKVITAFNDGLNHLDSLKSTFASLSELHCDKLHVDPENFRLLGNMIVITLGHHLGKDFTPSAQAAFQKVVAGVATALAHKYH